TGGCTGCTTGCATGTTGATTATATGACCCAGGAAGATAACTTCAGTTTGCTTTCTTTGTCCTTGATGACAGCATTCTCTTTTACACATCTGCCAGGTGCATAGGTACTTGATGATAAGCTTATTTACAGTTGAGAACACTGAATACAGAATCACCCACAAGAAAGTGAGCAAAGTCTTAAGTATTAGGTGTTAGGTAACTTTTGATGATAGTGTATGTGTCAAGGATTCAGTAgccaacacacaaacacaaattatcatttattcttcAGTGCTAGTTTGATGGAAAAAATCCATGGGATGTTTGAGGTCTTAACTATTCCTGCTTTTAGTTGTTAACTGACTGGTGCTTTCACTGTGCAGAGTTTATTAGATGGTAGCTGGCATGGTATCTGTTGAACTGAGAGCACTGGTGAGGTAAGAGTCCAGTGTACAGTACCATTTGTGATGGAATCTTGAGTGAAAGAAGCTCATGGATGGTCTGCGGGTGGTTGGAGATGCAGATTAGAAGTGCCAGGGGTTGGGTGAACTTTTGCAAGGATCATGTTACTGATCTTTTTGGTATACGAAGGTTGTATAGGTGGTGGCACCCCCACAAGACAGGTGAAGTAATACCATGGCTGTGTTGTGTCTGCATGGTGAAGTTGTCATCCAATGCCAGAGTTACCAGCTGATTTTGGAGATGGGCTCATGCTGTGGCAAGTTTGTGTTGCTAGACATAGTGTTTCATTATCATGTTAGAGAGGTGGAGATTGTAATAGGTTTTTGATGTAATGAAACAGATTTTGTGGAATTTGCTCACTCGTCAGGAAGAAGTCAAGGTAATGACTGTAACGTTCATCCATTTCAATACTTTGTCGTACATCGTTTGAAGGAGATGCAGTTATGGTGTGCTGCTTCTGAGAAAGTGTATAGCTATTTGTGCTGGAGACTACATGGCTGGTGTCACATTGCATCATGACACAGGATGAAACCAGTGGTAACCTGTAGTAATGGAAGAAATCTGCTATGGGACATGTTTGCTAAGCTTTGAAGTTTGAAAGTTCCGTGTAGGAGTCATTTCAAACCCCAGTTCTAAAGTATATGTTTCACAACCATAAACAGTTGCTATAGAGCTGTTTGCTGTGTGAAGCTGCATGGCTGTTTTGTTGTAGGCTTTGGTAGTTGAGGTTGGAGGTGGTCCACTAATGCCTGAGCCTGAACTGATTAAGTGGTGTGGTTGTCAGAGATGCTCCAGGATATAGAGTCTGCAGTTATTGCATATTGATGACAATTGAAAAAAGACAACTTGCATCTTAATTGTGGTTTTGTGTGGCTATCGTGAGCCATGCAAATCTTTTGGGTGGTTGTAGGGGGAGTGACAGTTATGGACGGTGTCACAAAACTGTGTGTGATAGCAGTAGTAGTGTGGGATGGTTAGTGGACTGCAGTTGCCAGCTGTGTGGAGCTCACTGTCCCAGGTAGAAGCTGTGACATTGTCATCAGCAGCAGCTGGGTGTGGGCAGGCTGGTTCAGCAGGTGCAGAGAGCAGTGCACATTGAGGCTGCTGCTGCAGGCTGTGAATGGTGTCATTGTTGTCAACTAAACTGATACACTCTCTGTGTTGTGTAACAATGAAGATTTGATGTGCTAATTTGAGTTTATGCTCCAGCAGTTCTCACTAGCTGGTACTTATGTGACTCATACCTCAGTGAGAATTCACTACCACAATGTCTACAATGTGCAATCAGGTATTAGTTGTGGTCAACTGATGTTCGTCATTAGCACCTTAGTAGAGATGGTGATCTATTTGTTAAATGTTCATTGGATATTACTTGCTGTAGTTGCTCTTGAGTTGCCCTGGAGAGACACTGCAGAAGCATTGATTTTGCTGttgaatgtttattttcccctggtgtTGCCAAGATGATGATATCACTAATCATGTTTACATGTTCCCCTCACATTGGTGAGAAGGGTGACAAATTTAACTACATCAATCATTATGTTGTAGGCAGCAAGGATACTATCAGCTATGATGAATCATATGAAGGTCTGATCCGAGCAAAATTGTGGAAATTTGAGTTAGATGCCAAATTGCTGAGGGGTTGATATTAATGTTTGGTTGAACCTGAGGTCATGGGAGAATGTGCTGCATTGGTGCAGCTGAATGATCCACTACTGTAAGTAGTGTCACTGGTAGCATGAGCAAAGCATGTGGTGGAGGGGCAGTGTGTTTGCACCAGTTTGAAATTTAGTTCACCCAGCATGGTAGgattgttgttcatgtttagtggtcACAAGGACAATCAGTCGTGTGGTAGAAGTTCAGAACATACCATGTGTGAAGCAGTAATGACATCAAAGCCACACTGAAGTTCACATTAGGACACCATTGTTCAGCCATGATGTTGGCTGACAGTTCACTCTACTGCCAAATGTCACTGTCACTTTTAATTAAAACACTTTGTTGGAAACTTGATTTTGGAGTGGGACTGCATCATTTCACTCATTGGCAAACGTTGCTAGTTGTGATGCACAGTGGCTACACATTGACTGTATTGTTTCTGTGAGGTATCCAGTATGTTTTgccatgaaaatgaaatgaaatgagtgtcTGGCATCATTCGCCGGAGGTGCCTGACGGGGccggtccagccgccttggtgcaggtcttattgcatttgacgccacattgggcaacctgcgcactggatggggatgaaatgatgatgaagacagcacaacacccagtccctgagtggggaaaatccccgaaccagccgggaattgaacctgggccccttaggatggcagtccgtcatgctCACCATTCTGCTATCAGGGCGGACATGTTTTGCTATGATGTGCAGTTGTTATAGGACACCAATATAGTACAGTAGACTGTAGGAGTAGTATAAGTAAGATATGGCTTGTTACAGTACAATAATAACTCTTCATGGTACAAATACTACATGATAAGACAAACATGACTGTTCTATCCAAAAGCATAGAACACACTATTTGCATATACAGGTGTGTCAAAGATTATCCTCTGTAAAGTAAAGTCACATAGCAGCAAAGTTACATTGAATAGGGCTCCCCAAACTATAATGAGTATAAGGTAGTTCGGTGGATCAACGTAATACTCATCAAATACATGTAAAAGCTATTTTTAAAGTCGCTCATGATGACCTCATGTGCATGcaaatgcttaaagatggataaaTTAAAAAGAATTCTATGTAGAAAGGCTACCTAGTTGCTGACAAAGGcttatattaatattttattcaaTTTTCTTGAGTATGTATTCATATCCTATGATGCCTGATAATCACATGGCAAAACAGATAGCTTAAGACACAAAATTTTGTATTAGTAGTATGTTAAGTAGTAATTTATGGAAAACTAATTAATTCTCAACTCTGGCACAGAATCTGAAATTGGTATTAATTAGCTTATTTACTGAAACTctcagtgtaattattattttaattctgTACACCTATTTACTCTGTTTTTACAGTTATGTCTCAAGGTCTTATGGTCCGCTACTTTCCCTtgaaatttcaaaaatgttttacTCATATTAAAAATGCCATGTATTGTGTCATTGCCAGTAGTGTGGTCTGAGGGGCTGTCCATGTTCCCTTATGAAAGTTGAACAATGTTCACATAGTCATGATTTGCTTCCTCTTCTAtctttccaaaaattgttttcctATCAATATTATTTATATATTGATTAAGTTACTTTCACTCAAAATGTAGCATTTGCCATAATGTCATGAATAACAAAATGTAGATTtgtacagtcataatttttttgaaaccaaatttatttttatgtctttttcaGTAACCAGTGTTTATTTGAATAGTACTTTGACCAATTATAAAGTCAAATTTTCTTTCTAAGTTTCAATCAATGAaactttatttgtattttatttcaggTGGAGGTGTATATATTGCTGACGTATTTCCTCTGTGGTTACTCCTGTTTCTAGTAGGAGCTGCTGCAAGCTGTTTAGTTTTTTTCACATCTGAAGTGACCAAAGCACCACGATATCATATGGTATATAGCTGCAGTTTACCTGCATTTGTTGAAGTAATAAGTTCCATATCTTAGAGATGGTTCTCTGGTGAGAAGTTGTATGTCATTGCCAAATCCCTACAATATTCCATCAGGTTTACTGGCACTTTATTGTTTCTGAGTTCTTTAATAATCTCTTTTATTGCAGTAAGTCTGTGGCATGACATGTATTCTTCAAGCTAATTCACAAGCTTTACTCAAAAAGAGGTCTAATATTAGTTTCATTATCCAGTATCTGACTATCAGGATTCACAAGAGTAgtaggaaacaaaaaaattgtgagGATATCTTTCTTTTTCATAGGAAACCTATAAATACAGGGTCTTTTGTTGCTTTCCTCTTTTATTCcagcttttttaaaattaattcttgCAAGTTTACAAGACAAGGAGGGAATATGGAGACATAtaaacaatgtcagaagaagtacaGGAAATTAATAAGAAAAGCAAAAGCCATTTCAATAAATAGAGCCATAGCAAAGTCAAATCGAAAAAGTAAAACAACATGGGATATAATCAACAGTGAAAGATAtagccaaaaaagtgtaaaaaacaGCAATTTTATTAAGTTGATGAGAACTGATGACAATATAGCTACAGGTGTAACAAAAATTGGTAATATactaaacaataattttatatatGCCATATGAAATTTAAAACAGGATACAAATCATCAGTGGTTGAAGCATGCTAAAACACTTGGCCAACAACTCACTTAATGTTTCAACAACCAGTGACAAAAACAGAACTCATAAAAGTAATTCAGAAAGTAAAACCCAAAACGTCTGCAGGAGATGATGTAGTATTAAATTAATTAATAGAACATGGGAATGAAGAAAATCAAACCTCTTTTGGATATTGTAAACTTCTAATTTAGAGGAGGAGTATTCCCACAAAAATTAAAAGTAAGCAAAGTAATACAAATActtaagaaaggagacaaaaatgaTCCCAATAACTACAGACCTGTGTCTTTAATCTctggtttttcaaaaatacttcaGATGCTCATGCATAGTAGGTTGACAACATTCCTGGAGAACACAGATTCCAGCACAGCATGGTTACCAAAAAGAGAAATCTACAGAAACCATGCATTCAAGCGTCACCAAATCTGTTATAGATGCATTAGAAAAAAGAAACTCTGTGTCTGCTAGGTTTCTGGGGTtgtctaaagcatttgacacaatcaCCTATActacacttatttaaaaatgtgAAAGCTGTGGTATTCGTAGACGTGCAGCCAAAGTGGATAAAATGATACATCAGCAACAGAAAGCAGTATGTGGAAAAAGAAACTGGATGGAGATCTGAAATCAAAAATATTAAGAATGGAGTGCCTCGAGGATCTGTACTTGCCCCACTTCTGTTCAACCTGTTTATAAACAACATTGATATCAGtgacaaagataaaaaaaatactaTATGCAGATGAAATGACATTAATGAAAGAATCAGGAAACACTGGAAAGAAGTGCATTTTTGCCAATAAATAACACTGCAGCACAGTGGcttatacaaaattatttaattttaaatctaAAAAAGGCAATTATCAAGGTGTTCACAAATagagaaaaaggacaggtgtctgcttgtgtctgtgtatgtgcggatggatatgtgtgcgcgtgtgtgtgtgcgcgggtgtacacctgtcctttttttccccctaagttggagagaagagaaccacgtgtatgaatatcaagagctcagatggcagcccagttctaagcaaagaagggaaggcagaaaggtggaaggagtatatagaaggtttatacaagggcgatgtacttgaggacaatattatggaaatggaacaggatgtagatgaagacgaaatgggagatacgatactgcgtgaagagtttgacagagcactgaaagacctgagtcgaaacaaggcccccggagtagacagcattccattagaactactgacagccttgggagagccagtcatgacaaaactctaccagctggtgagcaagatgtatgagacaggtgaaataccctcagacttcaagaataatataataattccaatcccaaggaaagcaggtgctgacagatgtgaaaattaccgaactatcagtttaataagccacggctgcaaaatactaatgcgaattctttacagacgaatggaaaaactggtagatgcagacctcggggaggatcagtttggattccgtcgaaatgttggaacacgtgaggcaatactgaccttacgacttatcttagaagaaagattaagaaaaggcaaacctacgtttctagcatttgtagacttagagaaagcttttgacaatgttgactggaatactctttttcaaattctaaaggtggcaggggtaaaatacagggagcgaaaggctatttataatttgtacagaaaccagatggcagtaataagagtcgaggggcatgaaagggaagcagtggttgggaaaggagtgagacagggttgtagcctctccccgatgttattcaatctgtatattgagcatgcagtaaaggaaacaaaagaaaaatttggagtaggtattaaaattcatggagacgaagtaaaaaccttgaggttcgccgatgacattgtaattctgtcagagacggcaaaggacttggaagagcagttgaacggaatggacagtgtcttgaaaggaggatataagatgaacattaacaaaagcaaaacgaggataatggaatgtagtcaaattaaatcgggtgatgatgagggaattagattaggaaatgagacacttaaagtagtaaaggagttttgctatttaggaagtaaaataactgatgatggtcgaagtagagaggatataaaatgtagactggcaatggcaaggaaagcgtttctgaagaagagaaatttgttaacatcgaatatcgatttatgtatcaggaagttgtttctgaaagtatttgtttggagtgtagccatgtatggaagtgaaacatggatgataactagtttggacaagaagagaatagaagctttcgaaatgtggtgctacagaagaatactgaagataaggtggatagatcacgtaactagtgaggaggtattgaataggattggggagaagagaagtttgtggcacaacttgactagaagaagggatcggttggtaggacatgttttgaggcatcaagggatcacaaatttagcattggagggcagcgtggagggtaaaaatcgtagagggagaccgagagatgagtacactaagcagattcagaaggatgtaggttgcagtaggtactgggagatgaagcagcttgcacaggatagagtagcatggagagctgcatcaaaccagtctcaggactgaagacaacaacaacaacaacaacaagggaagtctttccgctcccgggattgaaatgactccttaccctctcccttaaaacccacatcctttcgtctttccctctccttcctgaagaagcaaccatcggttgcgaaagctagtaattctgtgtgtgtgtttgtgtgttttgttcattgtgcctgtctgccggcgctttcccgcttggtaagtcctgaACATTTTATGATATATAAATAACACGATAAAATGAATACTGAGAGAAAAATCTAAATATGAGTATAGTGTagtatgtaaataattttcatgGCCTAAACAATGGACAAAAAATGTATGCAACATTATTACAAGTATTGTCTCTTTTATAtattaaattgtaataaatagCTTAAATATTGACAGAAAATACGTTTAAGTTGACTTGTCCTGTATTACAAGTAAACACTTTTTACAAAATGTAATCAGATGGGACCAAATAAAAAATCAATCAATTGAAAATCAGTACAGAAGACATAAGAATTCTGAGACAAATATTTTCTTGTGTTTtgaaaattttttccaaaattattcAGTCAGATATAACTGCAACTCCCTGATACAGCAAAAGGACTGTATGACAATCACTGAGTGGCcaaattataattattttcataGGAAAATCTCatgactatttttttttatttgttttggcaTACATTCCAAGTAGTCCATTTTCATATTAAATAAAATTCTTCATAAACAAAAAAGTGAattgcaaaatatttttctttagaaCAATTCAGCAATAGTTGTAGTGCATTCATCTCATGCATGTGTTAACCATAATAAATAACACTTCCTAAGACTTGGTAAATAAAGACAGGAAAATACCAGAGGTAACActgaacttgtgtgaacagcaatACATTGTGTAAACCAAAGAGTAGACACTACATTAGAAGCACTAATCAAATTTCCATTCCACATGTCTACTCCCAGCCATTACCCCTCCCCTCTACACCCCACACCAGAGCAGATATCTAGGACTGTATGTTAACTAGTGTTCAACTCGACATCCAGTCTGGTCCTCATATAAAATGGTGGCAGCCACAAGTTCCCAAGATGGTGTCCTCAAGAGGCAATCCTAGGAGCTTTTCATATGGGGGTGTATCTGTTGAGGGAGTACAGGGATGCTGAGTTGGTAGCTCAGTGGTGGGTAACATGTAAGCCGGTTTTACACTTTCAAATGACACAATTTTAgatttacttctgaagaagattTGCATAGCATGTTCATTACTCTTCAAAAAAATGATAAGAACCAGAATAAGGAAGTTTTGCTGACTGAGGAGCATTTGTCCTCAGCATAACATGTGACTGCATCTTTAAATCCTTATGAATGAAAATGATGGCTTCTCTGTGGCACGATATCAGTGTAGGACAAATCTTGGAGATCTGACTATATTTATTACATATAAGGTTCCAAGGAGGCTTCAATGCAATTACTATGCACCTTCTGACCTTACATGAGTTCAGCACTGCCACCCCATGTTTTATGAGAAAACTGAGAATATTCCCAGTGGCTTAGGAACTGTGTACTTGACACTTAGAAAATTTCAGTCTCCTTGATGCAGTTTATGTAATAGTGAAGCCAGCTGCGAGAAAAAGAAGTCACCCATCTATTCTAAAGATCCTCCTGGTTTGTATGTTGTTGATTTTCTCATAATAATTCTACATCTTTGTAATAATAATCCATGCATATTATTAccatgtatgaatgtatgtatgttccacatctcctcctaatccACTTGACCAGTTTCAACTGAACTTGGTACTCAAATCACTTAGTGTCAACAACAATTGCTGAGAGAGTAAGAGCTGCCTGCTTATCACAGTCGAGggaatatgacatcataaacattgacatGCATAAAactgccacattgtgcatgatgatgttgaaatttattactcctgctattaacactgttcacaacaaattttgcagacagtactcgTATATGAActtattatatcattgtatgacacatagagcaggagatataatgtcataaacacagaaattcgtgaaaaactgctgcatcatgcattccatttgagtttattacttctttgttattaaatctatttgcaacatattttgcaggcTGCGTCTATATATGCCACTGAATGCACCTAAACAAATATACCATTGTGAGACACATAGTTCAAGAAATATGACATCATAATGTAGTGCCTTGAGAATTTtgaggtaaattctagagaccctcgtatttccaccatcttgaacatgcgatattttagagatgagtgtggTAAATTAGAAAtttgtctactgcaccacaattattatgtgtgtgcaggacgaacGTGTATCGGATGGATGATCAGCGTGGGCAGGATGATGCTGAGCCTGCTTAAGAAGTTACATACCCATCTCAAGGAATAAACATACTGTACTCCATGCAAAGTCAAACAttattgtgtgaacatttgaatgttgttgaaagaagagaagagacACTTACTTATTCATTCGTTCTCTTACTCTcgtaaggtccagacagttgtcttgttagactgtatttatggaaaaatgaatgtgatagtttctaatGGACAGGAAGGTGTCAAGCTTATGAAAAATGTTTTAGGTATAtgaaaactgttgtgtgtgatgaaaatacagtgagactgAGTTCAACGTATCCTCTAGTGTAtgaagttattttaaaagtataaaaagtccttccaaagtagcatcttatcttcagagaagaagttgtgcagtatATCATGAACAGAAGATCAGTGAAGCAACTCccagtaagtttgatagccaagtgGGAGCGTGAGTCTTGTACACCAGTACCACACTACCATCCTTAATCACCAGAAACATGCGAGAATGTGGTGACCAAAGTGAGCAGGACATGAAAAGGAGGAATTCTTTGAAGAAGATTGAGGTGAGAAAAAGTTGAGAGTTGCCATTGCAACATATAATAATGAGGCAAAAACATTGGTGTGCAAGATCCGATTAAGAAGATTTGGTTGTGGGGAGGAAGCAATCCTCACACACACAGTAGCCAGCCAATGCCGACACAGTAACCATCCAATTCCAACACAGTCACAGTTAACTTGCCACCGTTGCTGGTTGAGTTGCTGACTTCACGCCCGCCGATGCCAATGCTGCGACCAACATTTGCCGCTGCCGGTGCCCGTGTGGTTCGCCGGTGCTGTTTCTACACCTCACCGATGCAACCTACAATCCTATGCTGGGTGAGCTCAAGATAATAACTATTTGATTGTAAACTAGGGTGCTCATTATTTAAAGAGGTGATTTTGTTTTTGAATGATCACAAGATCAAAGAAAATTAGGACTATGGAGAAGGAACAACTACCTACAGAAACTGTAGAACCAGCCATGGCAATGAAAGTGACTAAGGTCATGCCAGACTGGACTGAAGTAGCAAATTTAATGAAGGGACTAAGTCTGAAGTTTGACTCAGTGAATACCAAGTTAAATACTATGTTATATGTACAGAGACAAGAAGTAAGTGACCAAAATCTTTCTTTAAGTGAAAAACTAGAAGCACAACTAAGTGACCAAAATGTTTCTTTAAATGAAAAAGTAGAAGCACAGAGTGAAACTTTTGAAAAACTAGAATCACAGGGTGAAGCTTTAAATTCTAAATTTGAGGTGTTAAATGATAAAGTGGAAAATCTATGAGTAcatttaaagaatgaattaagtaattATTTAAGTGTACAAATGAATCAAATATTTACAGACTTTAACCAAAGGCAGGATGATCAATTTCAGAAGTTGACCCTGaaattagaatttgatattgaggACAAGTGTACCAATATATAGTATGAATTTAATGAAAAGTTGGGGTCATTTAAAAGTGTGTGTAATGTTACATTCGAAACAGAGATACATTCCTTAAATATACTATTTAAAGACAATACAAACTGATCCCTATTGTCCAATTACAAATTTCTGGCATCAACACTCATGTAGATGCGGTAGagagaaatttaaataaaaagctaGCCACGTCACACCATAAATATAAGTGGTCTCGAGGAACAGGTAGAGGAATTAATCGACTGGAAAGTTGTTAAGAGGGTGAaaacagacaacattccatcacatTTAGCATTGGAACTTAATGATACTAAAAAGTCATAGATGATTTGCGAAGGAATTTAAACTTATCCGGAATAAGGCAGAGAATGGGGTAGCTTCACAGAATGTAGTGTTGACTAGTAAAGTGGTAATTGTTTTGTTGAGGGGAGACTTTCACACAAAATGTAATGAGAAGTGCAGGTCTGCACTTGCTTAAGTGAGGTTAAGAGCAGATCTGTGGGATCCAGGTGGAGTCACATTATTCCCCAGCGATATTACCATTCTGCATACACTATCCTGTATTCTGTTTTCTTCCTCTTATACTGTCAAATAGTTTAGTACTTGGCTCCTCATCTAGACGTCGCGGACAAGCAGGGTTGATATCAAGGTCATACTGCTTCATGTGGAGATAGTAGTAATTTATCTCATCAATATACACAGTCTTACTTGTTTTACAGACGCTGTGATTCCCCTGTGATGAATTGGGTTGTTATATTGAGTCAAGACTGAAGCATTGGGTAATATATCATAATATATCAACTGACAGCATGCTCTGCTCTAGTCTCGATGTGAAGGTGAACTGATGCTCTAATCTCAATTGTAAGTATTTCAAATCCGATGATAGATAGGTTTTGTTTGTGCCAAATGCAGTCTTAGTGCATAATATCTTCACCAGTTTTCCAGACGAACCTCTGTGCAGAGGTATTCATGGCTGGCAAAGGATAAACATTTAATGACATCCTCCTCAGTTATTCCAGTGGCACCATTGATCATTTTTGTGACCTGTCCTGGGATCTCGATTGTAGTGTCAACAGCAGCTGACACCGTCTCCATGGATTGTTAGGTCCTATTTTTGCCTAACCAGCCAGTCTATCCCGCCATCCACATATAGTAAGGTATTATTTTTGCATAACCAACCAACGTATAGTTAAGTCTGATTCGGGCCTAACCTATTGGAGGATACAATATGATACGAATATTTCTATATTTGCAATGGTATGATGAATAGCTTTTACTTACTACTGAATATTTGGTATCCTTTGTGAAAATATGTGAAAGATACGATACGGGGTAATAGGAATAATGAGATATTTGTGATGTATGATACTTAGTTTCTGCTTATGATGATATGATACATATTTTCTACTTATGATGATGTGATACCTAGTTTCTACTTACAACAATACGGTACATAGTTTCTACTTACAGTGAAATGATACATAGTTTTCTACTTATTATGGAATATTTTATGTTTTGTGAAATGTGATAGGAATGTGGAGggtttaaataaattttgaaaggggtgggtagtgtaggTACAAACATGACTAACATTACACACACACCACACCTCACAAATGACCCTTGCAGACTaatgtgactgattcttcaccatttgccctTCCATAGAAGTTGCTAAGAACGTCCTTCagggacttcaaaggtgaaggtgagaatgtccgttcTGCAGGAGACATTTAACATCATACCTCCcaggcttctcactcaagtaccggaGAAGTGGGGGTCCTGGGGAAGGGGGATGGGAAGGGTGTCCTGTGTTTGGggctttcttctttctctttttcaatcttagcaaccatttctactttttaCTTTCTTACTTCTCTTCTGAGTACCAGTCTACCTTTCCCTCTCTCCATACGCATAcacttctatcgctgaagtccttctCAATTTCCGTAGTTTtctataaccttcaacttattttccATAATCTGGCTGAAGAATCAGGCTACACGACTACCCATACACATACATACAATGAAACACAAAGACACAAACAGGAAGAGTACAATTTAAGGCAAAGTGGGAACCGTCATGTGTTG
The Schistocerca gregaria isolate iqSchGreg1 chromosome 1, iqSchGreg1.2, whole genome shotgun sequence genome window above contains:
- the LOC126278136 gene encoding mitochondrial sodium/calcium exchanger protein-like gives rise to the protein MFTCSPHIGEKGDKFNYINHYVVGSKDTISYDESYEGGGVYIADVFPLWLLLFLVGAAASCLVFFTSEVTKAPRYHMIFAILGFISAMIIVFRIAGEVISILHCVGVVFRISEATIGLSILAWGNSVGGLLLLFFFSCGNHFLKECGKAGKEKF